The window TATTTTATTGTGTCGTGGGAAATATACCTTGTCTGAAGAAGAACACTATCGCAAAGCCATAGGTTATAATGGCGCCTTCGCTTATGCTCGTACGTTAGAAGAAGCACGATACTTAGTTGCAGGGCAGCAAGGGCTATTACTATTAGATTGTTTTAAATATTTAACAGATCCTATGCCAGGTATCGAACGTAAGGTATTGATGAATCATGGTAAACCTATGGAACGCCACTACTACTTTATATCTCAACGAAATCAAAATAATTCATATATTGTAGCACTCAGAGATATGTTCCAGCAGGTACTTGAAAAATTATAAATGAGATTATAAATGAAAAAGCCGTTAGCAATTTGCTAACGACTTTTTTCTTTTTCTGCACATCGTCTATTTGTATTTTCCTTATATAGTTATGATAGTATTAGAAATTTAAATTTTTTTTGTATCTATGAGTATAGCCTTACAAAAAGTCTTTTAACATCATGAGGCCATCAATACATAGCTTGATACCGTAAATGACGAGAACCGAACCACAGAAACGGTTAATCCATGCCATATGAGTAATCTTAATTTTTTTAGCTAGAAGATGCATTGTGGTAGCTAGAGATCCAAACCAAATAGGTGTCATTACCAAGAAACCAGAGAAGAAGTGGTAGATGTTTTCTTTTGGAATATTAGCCTGAAAAGCACCGAGCATCATTGTCGCATCTAGAATGGCTTGTGGATTGCCCCATGATACAGCGATGGCTGAGACGATAATTTTCCTAATTGGAATATGCGTGTCTACGTTGCGTATGTCTGGTTGAGTTTTAAATATATTAAAACCCATATATACAATGAGGAGTCCCCCAAAGATGAGAACTATAAGTTTTGTGAGTGGCCACATTTCAAGAACGGTACCAATACCATAGAAGGCGGCAGCACTTAAACTCATGTCAAAAAACGCTAGTATGATCAGCGTCAATATAATACGGCGAACAGGTTGCACCAAGGCCGTATTAATAATGAAGAGGTTTTGCATGCCAACAGGGGCAAACGTAGCGAGGCCGACAAGAAGTCCTTGTAAGAAGTACATATTAACCCTCCTGACTATGGTATGATAAAGTACTAATAAGGTGAATAGTAGCACGAAACCCCTCCATTACTGGAGGGGTCCTTACTATTCTATTCATATATAATTATAACATAATATACAATATCTGTATATTTTCTACCATAAACCTATCATATGTTGTGCCATAAGGCTTACAGCGGAGATAGCAATCCAGCAACAAGCTCCTAAGGCAAGGGCTGAGCCACCGGATTTTAATAATTTTACAATATTTGTATTAAGGCCAATTGCTACCATGGCCATTGTAATAAAGTATTTGGAAATTGTTTTGAAGATACTCAAGAATTGAATATCTACATTAGCATAGGATAATGCTGTTGTGACAAGGGAGCAAAGTACAAAGTATAAAACAAATCTTGGAAAAATTTTAGCAATACTAACATTTGCGCCATCTGTTTGAGAGGCATTTTTCTTAGCTTTGTATACTTGATAACTAGCAAGACCTAAGCATATAGGAATGATA of the Veillonella parvula genome contains:
- a CDS encoding LysE/ArgO family amino acid transporter — its product is MYFLQGLLVGLATFAPVGMQNLFIINTALVQPVRRIILTLIILAFFDMSLSAAAFYGIGTVLEMWPLTKLIVLIFGGLLIVYMGFNIFKTQPDIRNVDTHIPIRKIIVSAIAVSWGNPQAILDATMMLGAFQANIPKENIYHFFSGFLVMTPIWFGSLATTMHLLAKKIKITHMAWINRFCGSVLVIYGIKLCIDGLMMLKDFL